A stretch of the Cucurbita pepo subsp. pepo cultivar mu-cu-16 chromosome LG16, ASM280686v2, whole genome shotgun sequence genome encodes the following:
- the LOC111777753 gene encoding mitogen-activated protein kinase kinase kinase 17-like: protein MEWVRGHQLGRGSFATIYLAKFTNGSDQHLPLMAVKSSVSESSVSLKNEKQILDRIGSCPQIITCFGDGFSVKKDGDKYYNLLLEYANGGSLADALKIHAGGLPEFDVRRYTRGILCGLRYIHCNGFVHCDLKLSNVLIFGNGDVKIADFGLAKPAGKMKAAETEERFQWRGTPMYMSPENVNGGEYEPPCDVWALGCAVVEMVAGKPAWRVGPETDIFALMMRIGVGDEVPEVPENLSAEGKDFLRRCFVKDPRNRWTAEMLLNHPFVAGGGSTVTLKEAELATESPTGPFDFPEFVCSEQGPEELSLCWGNSSPEKMRRRVGELVTEKPLHWSVMDSWVTVR from the coding sequence ATGGAGTGGGTTCGAGGCCACCAACTGGGTCGCGGAAGTTTTGCCACAATCTATTTAGCCAAGTTTACAAATGGGTCCGATCAGCATCTGCCATTAATGGCGGTCAAATCCTCTGTTTCTGAATCCTCTGTTTCGCTCAAGAACGAGAAGCAAATTCTGGATCGAATTGGGAGTTGCCCGCAAATCATCACTTGTTTTGGGGATGGATTTAGTGTTAAAAAAGATGGGGACAAGTATTATAATCTGTTATTGGAGTATGCCAATGGCGGAAGCCTTGCGGATGCTCTGAAAATCCACGCCGGTGGGTTGCCGGAATTCGATGTTCGAAGGTATACGAGGGGGATTCTTTGTGGGCTTCGGTATATTCATTGCAATGGGTTTGTTCATTGCGATTTGAAGCTTTCCAATGTGTTAATTTTTGGGAATGGTGATGTTAAGATCGCTGATTTTGGGCTTGCTAAACCCGCGGGAAAAATGAAGGCGGCGGAAACAGAGGAGAGGTTTCAGTGGAGAGGGACTCCGATGTATATGTCACCGGAGAATGTCAACGGCGGTGAGTATGAGCCGCCGTGTGATGTTTGGGCATTAGGTTGCGCCGTCGTGGAGATGGTGGCAGGAAAGCCGGCGTGGAGAGTTGGGCCGGAAACGGATATATTCGCGCTGATGATGAGAATCGGAGTCGGAGACGAAGTACCGGAGGTTCCGGAGAATCTATCAGCGGAGGGGAAAGATTTTCTCCGGCGATGTTTTGTCAAGGATCCGAGAAATCGGTGGACGGCGGAGATGCTTTTGAATCACCCATTTGTCGCTGGTGGCGGCAGTACTGTTACATTGAAGGAAGCGGAACTGGCGACGGAGTCGCCGACGGGTCCTTTCGACTTCCCGGAATTCGTTTGCTCCGAACAAGGTCCGGAAGAGTTGAGTTTGTGTTGGGGTAATTCGTCGCCGGAGAAGATGAGGAGGAGGGTGGGGGAATTGGTAACCGAGAAGCCATTGCATTGGTCTGTGATGGATAGTTGGGTGACAGTGAGgtga